One genomic region from Streptomyces rubradiris encodes:
- a CDS encoding acyl carrier protein, whose product MVIADMDWSAFIVPFTSARTSPLFDDLPEAAAAIEAAQPSDDFAESASSLMTSLRAVGAEQDRILLRLVRSQASMVLGHGGADGIGAAQAFQEAGFDSLAAVNFRNSLITATGLRLPATLIFDCPTPQAVVAYLRSELLEAEDDADVREEDVRRILASVPYQRLKEAGVLETLLGLADAEAGGARASDEGPGPEAAADELIDIMDVDSLIKRALGSGS is encoded by the coding sequence GTGGTCATCGCCGACATGGACTGGAGCGCCTTCATCGTGCCGTTCACGTCGGCCCGCACCAGCCCGCTCTTCGACGACCTGCCGGAGGCCGCGGCGGCGATCGAGGCGGCACAGCCCTCCGACGACTTTGCCGAGAGCGCGTCGTCGCTGATGACGTCGCTGCGCGCGGTCGGGGCCGAACAGGACCGGATCCTGCTCCGGCTGGTGCGCAGCCAGGCGTCCATGGTCCTCGGTCACGGTGGTGCCGACGGGATCGGCGCGGCCCAGGCGTTCCAGGAGGCCGGTTTCGACTCGCTGGCGGCCGTCAACTTCCGCAACAGCCTGATCACCGCCACCGGGCTGAGGCTGCCGGCCACACTGATCTTCGACTGTCCGACCCCGCAGGCGGTGGTCGCATACCTGCGCTCGGAACTGCTCGAGGCCGAGGACGACGCGGATGTCCGCGAGGAGGACGTACGGCGGATCCTGGCCTCGGTGCCCTACCAGCGCCTCAAGGAGGCCGGTGTCCTGGAGACGCTGCTCGGCCTGGCCGACGCCGAGGCGGGCGGGGCCAGGGCATCGGACGAGGGCCCCGGGCCGGAGGCGGCCGCCGACGAGCTCA